gaccaggtgggccgcatggtccgccgggtttccaacaagcgcgggggtctcagatgcaaagatgccttgcggctggctaatgcatttgtgactagtcgaatcttgtattcgactccatacctccatctccgcaagcatgaggaggacgcccttgaggtcatcctccgaaagatgattaagcgggcccttgatctcccggtcagcacctctaacAAGCGCCTTCTTggcctggggatggtgaatacgtatcgggagctcaaggaagctcatcttaccaaccaaatcacacgtctttctcggacactgtcgggtcgccgcctccttgcccgactacacctccaacctctcagacagatggaagagcgcgtacgtacgccacaagaatggcgcgatgccctgcacgtgcgccctcttccccggaacatggcatgcacacaccatgatggcagacgcctggctcgggcggaggccctggcgcgccattatgattccaaacccggcgttttctacgtcgatgccaccggcccacaccatgggggatggtttacggccgcggtggtccacgaaggcaaaacagttaacggccttaggtttcgcgctagagacataacatatgcggaggaagtcgccatcgcgttggctgcagccgattctcgctctcaaaccatcattaccgactcgtgaggggcctgtcggaactacgagcagggtcagataccattcctggcctatcgcgtccttcaattcagctgccgaaccggggaccccgacccccgatacgtcgtttgggctcctgctcacatgggattagagggaaatgaggcagcggatgctgccgcccgcgcgctttctcaccgggctccttatttctctgaccccgccgttcaggactccaccccaaacccaatctactcgtatacagaaattacagcttattatcaatccggccacgaactctacccccgcccgtgtagaggcctcaaaaaggaggaggagcgtctcctgctccgtttcttcacgaacactatgctgtgcccggcggctcttaaacatttcgatccggcctttactggagcttgcctgcactgtgcggagaagtgcTTGCCCGCActgcccatccaaccctgccttttcccccttacccaaccctacccgggaggactaggaggctgccctgcttggctgctcagacctacgggcccaaaaagccctggttaagcgcgcccaggcggcggctactgccactggggtcccgtactagggactccacctagtgtttgtaaggggcggcctcttcagggtcgtcccgagcatacctcctcgtacgttttgtcgtacaaataaatgtttttcaccaccaccaccacccccacggcctttcgcgcgacagaagaagtcgcgtttgctctctatacatggtgattgtaaaggaggaaagagacgcttaattttgcagcccttcagggagcacggggcagaacgcgcgtttgctctccgacgtgaaGTCGCtccctcgagccctttcactcgcacatacagcgtccggagccaacaccacctagttCTAGGTGGTGCCGCCggatcgcggcgacgatttcatcgtcgttgtcgtcctcatggcgacggcgacaacgacgccaacgccgaaggcagaaatccgctttggagtgtccatataattgctgtcgcaataaaattcgGGCAGAACTTATCTACGATGACTTTCCAAGTACCCAACCGCGTCAAGTATGGTGTGTGTACTCCCGCCGGGCGCCTCCCTTGCACTTCTCGCTGAACACGCTTCGCCATATAGCTGCATGCCTGTGAAGTCAAGCAGTTGCCTCCGAGatgcatggcgcaccggtgcTCCTCCCTCATGCGAAAATTGAGAAATAATCACTTCCTCTCGTTGGGTGCTCGTGACGCAGTGCGCTTAAGCGTCGGGGTGCTGTGCTTGTAGAACCTATGTGATGTGGTTTATATACCGCCCAGCAACAgagacattttattgcgatagcagttatatggacactccaaagcggatttttgccgtcgccgtcgccgtgaggttccgtatgacgtcaacggtgatgaaatcgtcgccacgctccggacgctgttTGTGCGAGAGAAAGgatgcgagggacgcgcgctttcacggggagcgaacgcacgtcggtgagcaaacgcgcgttcggcgccgtgctccgtgaagggctgcagaattaagcgtctctttcctcctttacaatcaccatttacagaaagcaaacgcgactttttccgtcgcgcgaaaggccgtggggggatgggagggagggagggagggagggaggggaggcgacgtttagctgcggcaccaaatgcgtaattatataaaaaggttgcgaggtgagaaggtgggtaagatttccgacgcagctcgacgagtgtcccattctgatcccGTCGAGAACCTCCGAGACGCCCCCAGACgcaccggcaacagccaccaacgccgcgcacgttcggtgcgtgcacggcaaaacgccgacggcgccgacaacagttctgcgcgttgttgatgctgctgcatgtccaagtttatacagctgataaaactactatcctaactccgTGTCGCTCTCAacttatttgctatcgctattgatgcttcgcctttcgggcggaactgcgacaattttttaataGTTGAAGAACGCCATGAGCTAGATGAAGCCCACATTTTCAGACTCTGCTATCCGTTTGGAGTTCATTctatataaaaagaaaataaataattgGGGTTCTCCGTGCCACAAGCACGatgtcattatgaggcacgccgtattgggggactcaggattaattttgacgacctgatGTCTCTAACCTGGACCCAATGTggggtcattttttttttttgcatttcgccccatcgaaaaaTGGCCTCCGCGAATGGGTCGTTGAGCCAATGAGGTTTGCTTCTGAACGTTTGGCAGTGTTGCGACAAATGTCCAAGCGAGTCCCTGAAGCTGAGTTGGAAAGGTGTGTAGCGCTTTGTGTGTCATTTTCTGCTCTGTCCTCGTCTAGTCGTGCTGCACAGTGCTAGTGGTACCTTCGGGATCAGCctacatttttagactgcactatatAATGGACTGGTCCGTACTTTATGTTAAAAATTTAGATAGCCGAAAATAAAGCTTGTCTGACAACGCCAAGAATGTTATTCGCAATCAGAGTGTTCTGCATGAAAAACTGATATAACTGTATAAGCCTTCAGCGACTGCGTCAAGAAAGGGCTACAATGATCTCGTCAATCAGTCCCAACAGACCACATAAGGTCCGCTAAACTGAAATGTGCCTGGCAATTTTAAAGTGACCTCACGGCTCCGTACTAGAATATTTCATAGAATAGTTTTTCGGTTTCAGATTGAACGCAAAGAATGCATCTTGCTCATTTTTAATTTTTAGCCAAATAACGCTATCGTGCAAGAATATATTAATAATGTGGTTTGCAGGTATTTGCTCACAGCCAGCACTTGGAGAGATATTTAGCATGTTTATAGGTCCTGAGCAAGCACCTAACTGCCTTCCTGCAACGAAATTCCGATATACCGCCTAATTAGTCAACCACCAGCGCAAATTTTCTTCAGGTACGAGGACGTGGTTTTGGCATAGCGATGGCAGAAGTTCATGTGAGAAAGGATCCCGCTGACCACGTTCACATCCTGCGATTAGTCCGTACGTATGGATCGCGTGTACGTATGTATGTAATAAATGCATGTGTGCTGGCCTGCAAAATAAAGCAAATTTCAATCAAGCTTTCCGTGATTACTGCTTCCTTCATTTTGTTTTATAAACAATGGCCTCTTTCTTATACGTAATGGTGCGTTTGGTGTTTATTTGTAGAACACCTATGTGCACAGTATACCATGACACACGGTAGTTCGCATCTTGTTGAGTGTGTCCATCAGTTCCCTAATTCGCTCATGTGAATCGTTTAACGCACTAACATTAAATAAGGCCGCAGTGAAGTTCACTAGCTGGCAAAGAGAGCTTGCGTGTGCACGAAAGGGTCATCGATCATTTGCCTTTCACACATGACAGTTCCACCAAAGTGCCCACTCACGTGGTTTGGATAAGCTATAATATGATCATGTCAAGTTGGATTCCTAATGATGTGTAAGCCTTCTCGGATATGGCAAACATGTGCGTTCTAGTAGTCCTCCGCATGAGATCAAACACATGATAGAGCCGCTCAATTTTCTCGAAGATAAATAGTTATGCCTGCAGCAAGTGCAACTGCGAAAAACTAGTTCTTTATGCTACTAGAACATCGAACCATGCAATCAGAGCAAGAGATGAACTTAGTCATATACTTACACGCCCCAAAGCGCGCATTGGCGACCACCGGTCCTGTGAAGCGCAGGTACATCCGTGGTAGGCCCGTGATGCCCAGGTTACAGATACCATCGAGCTGGGCACGGAGCCGCACGTTCCACGTTGTGTGCGCTGAGCTCAAATTGCAGTTCACCTGCGAATGTATTCAGTTTGCTTGTTAATGCACGTACGTCAGGGTTACTGCGTCTCGGTTCTATTACCTCAAAAATTTTAGCACCTCACCTGCCTATTTTTAAACGTATTGCATCTTTACTATCGATACGTATTTCTTTGTCCAGCTTCCCCACAGACGTACTATTATTCGCTTTGCTGTTTTCTTAACATAAAACAGCTCGCATGCTCCTAAATAGTGATTTCCTTCTTGTTGAAATATTTTGATACTATTTAGCGTGTTTCTTGGTATGCGACCACCGGCATAATTGACTACGCAAATATTATTACAACCTTATGTGCAACTTTATGTATAAACCTACCCCTAAACGACCTCTACGTCCACGTTTTTTGTAGACAGACTGAAACGATGGATGTCGTCTCTTTCCTCACCTCATTACATCAATTGCGCGTGTTCGTCACACCAAGTGGCAGATAGGTGAACACGCTATAACCATGTTAAGGTAGCTTGAGGTTGGTGTGTTAACATAAAACACCTCGTATGCTCCTAATTACTGATTTCCTTCTTGGTGAAAGTTTTTCACATTTTTGATGTGTTTCTCGGTATGATGCCACCGGCATAGCTGACTACGGAAATACCATAAGTTTTAATCACATAAATTTTTGTATGGTCCTAATGAGTAATTTCCTGCTTGGTGAAATGTTTTATTAAATTTAGCGTGTTTTTTGTTATGAAACCACCGGCGCAATCGGCTACGCAAATGTTATGTGTTCTTAACATAGAACAGCTTGATGCTCCTGATTAGTCATTTCCTacttggtgaatattttttctATATTTATCGTTTCTCGGTACGAGACCACCGGCATAATTGACCACGCCAATATCATTACAACCTTGTATGCGACTTTGTGCATAAGCCTACGACCACACTACCTCTAACTTCAAGTTTATGGGTACCCAGTAAAATATAAAACGATGGATGTCGCTCCTCTGCTCTGCTCAACAAAACAATTTGTGCGTGTCTGTCACGTCAAGTGGCAGATATGTAGACATGCTAACATCATGCTAAGGTAGCTTGTCGTAtacttattgaaaaaaaaaggaaaggagcaGTGTCAAACAAATTAGGGATCAGGGATAACAAAACATGTATGAAGAGTTCACAAGATTACGCAGTGCCAAATACAGAGGCAGGAGTGACTTTAGACGCATACCTATTAGGCTGAATGTGGATAAGAATGAATTTACTCACCTATCATTAGTTGCGCTGCACAACAGCTAATCTGTAGCTCTCTGTAAAACAGCACACCGCTACCTCTCTCGCAGTCATGCTTCTACAATAAGAGTTTGTATTTTTTCCACAACTATTGGATTAAATCTACAGTCCACTCATTCATGCGCACAAGCCACACAGCTTCGGCGGTACAATCAATGAATTCGCATGCACACATTCTTTTCAGTAAATTCAATTCGATTCAGTTACCTTTGTTCAGTTACCTTAAATATCAACTACCGATGGCAATTACAATGCGCATACCGATTTCAATGGAATATTTCAGCACCTGCATGCGTTCTACACCCAGTTGTGGCAGGCCACCGACAACCGCTGCCCGCAGAAATCTTCGGCGCCGGAATTCCCAGAGCTCGGGTAGACGGGAAGGGAAGCCACGCAGAACGCGACGCATGAATGTCCCCAGCCGCTCGGAGCAGGGTGCCGACACGTTGGAGAGCTTCGGCACCGGGCTTACGGTGGTAGATGTGGTCGTTGGCGCCGCTG
This region of Dermacentor silvarum isolate Dsil-2018 chromosome 5, BIME_Dsil_1.4, whole genome shotgun sequence genomic DNA includes:
- the LOC119454359 gene encoding uncharacterized protein LOC119454359 encodes the protein MRRVLRGFPSRLPELWEFRRRRFLRAAVVGGLPQLGVERMQVNCNLSSAHTTWNVRLRAQLDGICNLGITGLPRMYLRFTGPVVANARFGASLSDDSKPQLDDLQILSADVQEIHYQSVLGFEQPFVERASKYLLQRALREEVLGPLREAINAEIENPSPEPPATTEETAFP